Proteins from a genomic interval of Salvelinus alpinus chromosome 7, SLU_Salpinus.1, whole genome shotgun sequence:
- the LOC139580979 gene encoding putative nuclease HARBI1 isoform X1: protein MKAQNCVFLSALTMACPFVRDVVDEEALVLRRAFRRERVFRDRLDPLAFPDDHLYERYRFSADGIRYLCRLLGPRIKHRTARSHALSVEQMVCVALRFFASGAFLYSVGDAEQLNKATICRTIRSVCLAIKALADVFISFPGHRRLCDIKEEFYRIAGFPNVIGAVDCTHIRIKAPSGAHEADFVNRKSFHSINVQMVCNADCVISNVVAKWPGSVHDSRIFRASEIYQCLSQGEFSGVLLGDRGYGCQPFLLTPFTDPQEAQQAYNHAHARTRARVEMTFGLLKARFHCLHKLRVSPVRACDITVACAVLHNVACLRKERAPRVPPAMDWDNPAIFPDDDSGRLLRDQYVLNYFS, encoded by the exons atgaaggcccaaaattgtgtgttcctttctgctctgacaatggcatgcccattcgtgcgagatgtggtggatgaagaagcacttgtgctgaggagagccttcaggcgagaaagggtcttcagggaccggttggacccactggccttccctgatgaccatctatatgaaagatacaggttttctgcagatggcatcaggtatctatgcagactactgggtcccaggattaagcaccgcactgcacggagccatgcactgagtgtggagcaaatggtttgtgtggccttgcgcttttttgctagtggagccttcctgtactcagtgggggatgcagaacagctgaacaaggccacaatttgccgcacaataaggagtgtgtgtctggctatcaaagcattagcagatgtcttcatctccttccctggccacagaagactctgtgacatcaaagaggagttctataggattgcag gtttccccaatgtcattggtgcagtggactgcacacacataaggataaaagccccctcaggtgcccatgaggccgattttgtgaataggaaatcctttcacagcattaatgttcag atggtctgcaatgctgactgtgtgatcagcaatgttgtggcaaaatggcctggctcagtccatgactccagaatctttcgggcctctgaaatctatcagtgcctatcacaag gtgaattctctggtgtgttgctgggagacagggggtatggctgccagccttttctcctgacacctttcacagacccccaggaagcacagcaggcctacaaccatgcccatgccaggaccagggccagagttgaaatgacctttggcctcctgaaggcacgctttcactgccttcacaaattaagggtcagccctgttagggcatgtgatattactgtggcttgtgctgtcctccacaatgtggcctgcctgaggaaggagagggcccccagagtgccaccagccatggactgggacaatccggcaatcttccctgatgacgacagtggtcggctgctgagggaccaatatgtgttgaattattttagttag
- the LOC139580979 gene encoding uncharacterized protein isoform X2 has product MIDYFKGLLMTLDLDIFMSGKNSGLNGLNMNGPKRTWQQVKIKYKNILQNAVKKNTHRQGTGGGSPKADLTPAEDMALELNKGRPVLEGIPGGKETSIGSSQDATRFIQVSGSTVFLLEPPAQAPDDADPGEGPSAAATAHDGDDDEEETISLDSRRHEDPDAIQWENQPGNISSQAIRKLYGNHLRRQIELADIDIQYKKKKMENLALESEIKKRTIRKLDLEIKKLERELQEDDTAQNKN; this is encoded by the exons atgattgattacttcaaagggttactaatgacacttgatttggatattttcatgtctgggaaaaattcgggattaaatgggttaaacatgaacgggccaaaacggacatggcagcaggtcaaaatcaaatacaagaacattctgcagaatg cagtgaaaaagaatacccacagacaaggcacgggtggtgggtcaccaaaggctgaccttaccccagcagaggacatggccttggagctaaataaaggcaggcccgtcttagaggggatccctggggggaaagagacgagcataggttcctcccaagatgccacccgcttcattcaag tgtctggcagcactgtgttcctgttagagccaccagcacaagcaccagacgatgctgatcca ggtgaaggccccagtgcagcagcaacagcacatgatggagacgatgatgaggaggagaccatctctctggattccagaaggcatgag gacccagatgctatacagtgggaaaaccagcctggcaacata agctcacaagctatcagaaagttgtatggcaaccacctccggcgccaaatagaactggcagacatagacattcagtacaagaagaaaaagatggaaaatcttgcactggagtccgaaataaaaaagaggacaattaggaaactggaccttgaaataaaaaaacttgagagggag ctccaagaagatgacacagctcaaaataaaaattag